GTGACGGTCGAGGGGTCCCAGGTGACGGCGGGCAGCATCGACGTCGACGTCACCACCATCGCCACGGACCAGCCGCCCCGCGACGCGTACTTCCAGAACGAGGCGATGGACACGAAGGGCTTCCCGCGGGCCACCTTCACGCTCACGCAGCCGATCGCCGCGAACGGCGTCGAGGCGGGCGTGCCGCAGACCTACGAGGTGGCGGGCGACCTGACCCTGCACGGCGTGACCAAGCCGGTGACGGCGGAGGTCCAGGCGTCCTTCACCCAGGACGCGGGGCAGATCGTCGGATCCATCCCCATCACGTTCGAGGACTTCGGCGTCCAGGCCCCGAGCCTCGGCTTCGTCACGGTCGAGGACCAGGGCTCGGTCGAGTTCTCGCTCGACGTCACCCCGGCGGCCTAGCGCTCCGGCACCCCGGCGAGCACGTCCCGCACGGCCCTCGGCATCGCCTCGGCGACGTCGAGGGCCGTGATCGGGCCGCCGTCGGACGCGCGCTCCCCCGCCCGCCCGTGCAGCCACGCCGCCGCGGCGGCCACGCCCGCGAGCTCCGCGAGCGGATCCCGGGCGCCCGCCACACGCTCCGACGCCCCCGCGAGCAGCGCGCCCAGGACGCCGCCGAGCACGTCCCCCGACCCGGCCGTCGCGAGCCACGGCGTCCCCGCGCGGACCGCGATGCGCGCGGATCCCCCGACGACGAGCGTCGTCGCGCCCTTGAGCAGCACGCACACGCCGAGCTCCCGTGCCGCCCGCTCCGCCCAGCCCGCCGCGTCGGCGGCGATCTCCGCGGCCGACGCCGCGATGCCCGCGCCGTCCAGCAGCCGGGACAGCTCCCGGAAGTGCGGCGTGACGACCACCGGACCGGTCGCGCGGCCGACGAGGTCGAGCGCGCCCGCGTCGACGACCGACGGCAGGCCCTGCCCGAGGGCGGCGGCGATCGCGTCGGTCGCCGCGTCGTCCCGGTGCGCGGCGTCCATCCCGGAGCCCACGAGCCACGCCTGCACGCGACCGTCGGCCGTCACGACCTCGGGTCGCCGCCCGAGGACCGAGGCGGAGGCCCCGGCGGGCCCGAGGTAGCGGATCATGCCGACGCCGGTGCGCGCCGCGGCCTCGACGCCCAGCACCGCGGCCCCCGGGTAGCGGTCGGAGCCGGTGCGCACGCCGAGCACGCCGCGCGTGTACTTGTCGTCGTCGTCGCGCGGGAGGCGGATGGCCCGCCGGGTGCGCTCCCCGTCCTGCCGGATCCAGCCGTCGGGGACCTGGTCGTCCTGCGCGTCGCTCATCCCCTCACGATAGGCGCGCGGGAATACCGCGTCCGCGCGAGGCCTTCACGTCACGAGGCCGACGTCGCCCTCCGCCCGACCCCGCGCGCCGCGCCTCCGTCCCGACCGGGAGGTGCGCGGCCGCCCGCCTGGAAGGATCCCCATGACCACGTCCCCGCTCTTCGAGCCGATCACCGTCCGCGGCGTCATCGCGCGCAACCGCATCTGGGTGGCGCCGATGTGCCAGTACAGCATCGACGCGCGCGACGGCGTGCCGGGCGCCTGGCACCTCGCGCACCTGGGATCCTTCGCCCGCGGCGGCGCGGGCCTCGTGATGGCGGAGGCCACGGGCGTCAGCCCCGAGGCGCGCATCACGCCCGAGGACACCGGCATCTGGGACGACGCGCAGCGCGACGCATGGAAGCCCATCGTCGACTTCATCCACGAGATGGGCGCGGTCGCCGCGATCCAGCTCGCGCACGCCGGCCGCAAGGCCTCCACCTACTCGTTCTCGGGTCGGGGCACCATGCCCGCCGAGGAGGGCGGCTGGGAGACCGTCGCCCCGTCGGCGGACCCGTTCCCCGGGTACGGCACGCCCGTCGCGCTCGACGCCGACGGCATCCGGAAGGTCGTCGACGACTTCGCCGCGGCCGCACGCCGCTCGGTGGACGCCGGCTTCGACGTCCTGGAGATCCACGCGGCGCACGGCTACCTCATGCACCAGTTCCTCTCCCCGCTCAGCAACCACCGCGACGACGAGTTCGGCGGGAGCCTCGAGAACCGGGCGCGCCTGCTGCTCCAGGTGATCGACGCCGTGCGCGCCGAGGTCCCCGACGTGCCGCTCCTGGTGCGCTTCTCCGCCACCGACTGGGCGGGCGACGCGGGCTGGGACGAGGCGCAGACCGCGACCGTCGCCGGGTGGGCCGCCGAGCACGGCGCCGACTTCTTCGACATCTCCACGGGCGGCAACACGACGGGCGTCACGATCCCCGTCGGCCCCGGCTATCAGGTGCCCTTCGCCGAGTACGTGAAGGACCACGCGAAGGTCGCGCTCAACGCCGTCGGGCTCATCACCGAGCCCGCACAGGCCGAGGCGGTCGTCGCCGAGGGCCGCGCGGACGCCGTCATGCTGGGCCGCGAGATGCTCCGCGACCCGCACTTCGCGCTCCGCGCCGCGCACGAGCTGGGCGTCGAGATCGACTACTGGCCCAAGCAGTACGACCGCGCGCGCTGGGCCGCCTGACCGGGCGTCCCCTCCCCTACGCACGACGGCGCGGCACCCCTGGGGTGCCGCGCCGTCGTGGTCTCCGCAGGGTCAGGCGCGCCGGGTGGCGTCCTGCACCTCGCCGACGAGCTCCTCGATGATGTCCTCGAGGAACAGGACGCCCGTCGTCTCGCCCTCCTCGGTGAAGGCGCGGGCCAGGTGCGCGCCCGAGCGGCGCATCATCGCGAGCGCGTCCTCGAGCTCCGTGCCCTCGAAGACCGAGACGAGCTGGCGGACCCGCTTGGCCGGCACGGGCCGGACGAACTCGTCGGCCTCGTCGAGGTCGATCACGTCCTTGAGGTGCAGGTAGCCGGACGGCTCGCCCGCCTCGTCCACGAGCACGTAGCGCGAGAAGCCGTGACGGGCGACGGCCCGCTCGACGTCCGAGGGCGACGCGGTCTCGGGCAGGCTCACGAGCGCGCCGAGCGGGATCGCGATGTCCTGCACCTTCTTGCCCGTGAACTCGAAGGCCGCGGTGAGCGCGCCCGTCCGGTCCTCCAGGAGCCCCTCGCGCGTCGACTGGTCGACGATGCCCTGCACCTCGTCCAGCGTGAACGCGCTCGCGGCCTCGTCCTTCGGCTCCACCTTGAACAGCCGGAGCACGGCGTTGGAGATCGCGTTGAGCGCCACGATGAGCGGCTTCACCACGCGCGCGATCCCGACCAGCGGCGGCGCGAGCAGCAGCGCCGCCCGGTCCGGCACCGAGAACGAGATGTTCTTCGGCACCATCTCGCCGAGCACGACGTGCAGGAACGAGACGATCAGCAGCGCGATGACGAACGCGATCGTGGAGATCGCCTCCTCCGGCAGCCCCGTCGCGCCGAGCGGGATCTCCAGCAGGTGGTGGATCGCCGGCTCGGAGACGTTGAGGATCAGCAGCGAGCAGACGGTGATGCCGAGCTGCGTGGTCGCGAGCATGAGCGTCGCGTGCTCCATCGCGTAGAGCGTCACCCGGGCGGCGCGGCTGCCCTCCTCGGCGCGCGGCTCGATCTGCGACCGCTTCGCGGAGATGACCGCGAACTCGGCGCCGACGAAGAAGGCGTTGACGGCGAGCAGCACGACGAGCGCGATGATCCCCCCGGCGTACTCACCCACGGGACGGCCCCTTCCTGCTGGCGGCGCGTTCCGCGTCCGCCTGGCGGCCCGCCTCCCGATCGGCCTGACGCGCCTCCTGGCGGTCGGCCTGGCGCTCGGCGCGCGTGGTGCCCACCGCGGTGGCGATGGGCTCGGGGAACGGCGTGAAGCGGATCCGGTCGATCCGGCGGCCGTCGAGGCGCTCGACCCGCAGCGTCCCCGTCTCGAGGCCGAGCTCGTCGCCCACGACGGGCAGGCGGCCGAGCTCGCTCATGACGAAGCCGGCGGCGGTCTCGTAGGGACCCTCGTCGGGGATGCGGAGGCCGGTGCGCTCGACGAGCTCGTCCGGCCGGAGCATGCCCGGGAAGGTGAGCGAGTCGCGCGAGCGGACCACGCCCGCCCGCGTGCGGTCGTGCTCGTCGGCGAGCTCGCCGACCAGCTCCTCGACCAGGTCCTCGAGGGTCGCGACGCCGGCGGTGCCGCCGTACTCGTCCACCACGACCGCCATCTGGAAGCCGCGGCCGCGGAGCTCGCCGAGCAGGTCGTCGAGCTTCATGGTCTCGGGGACGCGGATCGCCTCGGACTGCAGCGCCGTGACGGGCACGAGCGACCGCTTCTCCCGCGGGACGGCCACGGCCTGCTTCACGTGCACGAGCCCGATGACGTCGTCGACGCCGTCGTCCGTGACGGGGAAGCGCGAGTACCCGGTGGTCATGGCCAGCTCGATCACCGTCTGCGCGCTGTCGGTGCGCTCGACCGACTTCACGCGGAGCCTGGGCGTCATGACGTCGGACGCGGTGAGGTCGGCGAAGCGCAGCGTGCGGCTGAGGAGCATCGCCGTGTCGTCCTCGAGGAGTCCCGCGAGCGCGGAGCGGCGGACGAGCGAGGAGAGCTCCTCGGCCGACCGGGCGCCCGACAGCTCCTCCTTGGGCTCGATGCCGACGAGCCGCAGGATCCCGTTGGCGCTGTTGTTGAGCAGCAGCACCGCGGGCTTGAACACGGTCGTGAACAGCGCCTGGAACGGGATCACGAGCTTGGCCGTCTCCCGCGGCAGCGCCAGCGCGAAGTTCTTGGGCACGAGCTCGCCGATGATCATCGACAGGAGCGTGGCCACGACGAGCGCGACGACGGTCGAGACCGGCGACACGAGCCCCTCGGCGAGGCCGGCCGCCGCCAGCGGGTCCGCGAGCAGGCGGCTGATCGCCGGCTCCATCGTGTAGCCGGTCAGCAGGGTCGTCAGGGTGATGCCGAGCTGGGCGCTCGAGAGGTGGGTGGAGGTGATGCGGAGCGCCCGGATGGGCGGGCCGAGCCGCTTCTCCCCGCGCTCCTGCCGCTTCTCGAGGTCGGAGCGGTCCAGGTTGACGAGCGCGAACTCGCTGGCCACGAAGAGGCCGGTGCCGAGGGTCAGCAGGAGACCGACGGCGAGGAGGAGCCATTCAGACACGGGAGCGGCCCCCGGGCGCCGGGCGCGCGGCCGGCCTCAGGTCGGGGGTCGCGCGGGAAGGGGGCGTATGAGCAGGAGGGGGGTCGTCCATCGTCCGTCGATCATATCGGGGCTCACCAGCCCACCGGCAGCGGCTTGCCCTCCTCGTAGCCCGCCGCCGACTGGATCCCGACGGCCGCCCGCTCCGCGAACTCGGCACGTGTGCGCGCCCCGGCGTAGGCGAAGGCGCTCCGCACGCCGGACGTGATCGTGTCGAGCAGGTCCTCGAGGCCCGGGCGCAGCGGGTCGATCCGGATCCGGCTCGTGGAGATCCCCTCGGCGAAGAGCGTCCGCCGGGCGAGCTCGAACGCCTCCCGCCGGCCGAAGCGCTCCTGCACCGCGCGCGTGGACGCCATGCCCCAGCTCTCCTTGGCGAGGCCGCCGTCGTCGTCCACGAGGATGCGCCCGGGCGACTCGATCGTGCCGGCGAACCAGGACCCGATCATCACGCTCGCGGCGCCCGCGGCCAGCGCGAGCGCGACGTCCCGCGGGTACCGCACTCCCCCGTCGGCCCAGACCAGCGCGCCGGCCGTGCGCGCCGCCTCCGCGGTGTCGAGCACGGCCGAGAACTGCGGGCGGCCGACGGCCGTCATCATGCGCGTGGTGCACATGGCACCCGGTCCCACGCCGACCTTGACGATGTCCGCGCCCGCCCGGACGAGGTCGCGCGCGCCCTCGGCCGTGACGACGTTGCCGGCCACGAGCGGAACGTGCGGGTCGAGGGCCCGCACGTCGCGGACGGCGCGCAGCATCGCCTCCTGGTGGCCGTGCGCCGTGTCCAGCACGAGCACGTCGACGCCGGCCGCGAGCAGCGCGCGGGCCCGGCCGACCGCATCCCCGTTGACCCCGACCGCCGCGCCCACCGCGAGCCGGCCGTGCGCGTCGACGGCGGGCGCGTAGACGGTGGAGCGGAGGGCGCTGCGCCGGCTCAGCGTCCCGACCAGCCGCCCGTGGGCGAGCACGGGCGCGAAGTCGATGCCCGCGGCGTGCATGAGCTCGAAGGCCGCACGGCCCGTGGGGACGTCGTCGGCGTCGAGGGAGGCCAGCGCGCCGTGGGGCAGGTCGCCGAGCCGCGTCCCGTCGGGCACGCCGGCGAGCTGGGTCCCCTCGAGGCACCCGAGCACGCCGCCCTCCGCGTCCCGCAGGACGATCCCGTGGCCAGGGAGGGGCGGCAGGAGCTCGCGCGCCTGGCCGACGGTCGCGTCGGCCGGCAGCTCGAGCGGCGAGTCGTAGGCGACGGGCTGGTCCTTGACCCGGTGGATGGCGGCGTCCAGCTCCTGCGGCCGGAGGTCCTGGGGCAGGATCCCGATGCCGCCGCGCCGGGCGAGCACGGCGGCGAGCCGGGGTCCCGTGACCGAGCCCATGTTGCTCGCGACGACCGGGATCGTGCACGGCGTCCCGTCCCCCGGGGCGAGGTCGACGTCCATGCGGCTGCCGACGTCGGACCGCCCCGGGCTCAGGAACACGTCCGAGTAGGTCAGGTCGTGCGCGGGAGCCTCTCCGGTGAACCTCATGCCCTGACGGTAGACCGCCGCCCGCGCGCGCACCAGGGCCGGGCGCGCCGGGCAGCATCCGGCGACGCGCCGCTCCGGTCGGGCCGACCGGGGGAAGGTTTAGGCTGGGTCATCGTGGACGCGCGGACGCGAACGGGCCGCGCGAGGCAGACGACCAACAGCAAGAGAGCGGGCGATCAACTGTGTCGAGCCAGGTGACTGGTACGGGGACCGATGACGGTTCCACGGGCGACTTCGGAGCCAACGAGTGGCTCGTCGACGAGATGTACGAGAGGTTCGTGGTCGACAAGGACTCGGTCGACCGCAGCTGGTGGCCGATCCTCGAGAACTACCACAGCACCGTGATCGAGGGCCGCGAGGAGACGCCGGCCACCGGCGACCAGACCGCGGAGCCGCAGATCCCGGAGTCGGACGAGACGTCGGCTCCCGCCGCGACCAACACGGGGACGCCGGCGCCGACGCCCGCCCCCGCGTCGGCCGGCCAGCCCGACGCGGCGGCGCAGCAGCCCGCGGCCGGCGGCCAGCCCGCCGCGCGCACCACGAGCATCGCCCCGAAGCAGCAGCCGATCCCCGCCCAGGCTCCGGCGAAGGCGCCGGCCAAGAAGGGCGCCGAGCCCACCCCGCCCGGCGAGGACGAGGTCACCCCGCTCCGCGGCATGGCCAAGAGCCTGGCGACGAACATGGACGCCTCGCTCACCATCCCGACCGCGACGAGCGTCCGCACGATCCCGGCGAAGCTGATGATCGACAACCGCATCGTCATCAACAACCACCTCACGCGGGCGCGCGGCGGCAAGGTCTCGTTCACGCACCTCATCGGCTGGGCGCTGATCCAGGCGCTCAAGGAGTTCCCGAGCCAGAACGTGCACTACGACGAGGTCGACGGGAAGCCGAGCGTCGTCTCCCCGGCGCACATCAACCTCGGCATCGCCATCGACATGCCGAAGCCGGACGGCACCCGCGCCCTCCTGGTGCCGAGCATCAAGGGCGCCGAGGCGATGACCTTCGGCGAGTTCCTCGTCGCGTACGAGGACCTGGTGAGGAAGGCGCGCGGCAACAAGCTCGCCGCGGGCGACTTCGCCGGCACCACCATCTCGCTCACGAACCCCGGGGGCATCGGCACGGTCCACTCCGTGCCGCGCCTCATGAAGGGCCAGGGCGCCATCATCGGCGCCGGCGCCCTCGAGTACCCGGCGGAGTTCCAGGGGTCCTCCCCCAAGACGCTCGTCGAGCTGGGCATCGGCAAGACGATCACGCTCACGAGCACGTACGACCACCGCGTCATCCAGGGCGCGGGCTCCGGCGAGTTCCTCAAGATCGTGCACGAGCGCCTCATCGGCCAGCAC
The nucleotide sequence above comes from Clavibacter sp. B3I6. Encoded proteins:
- a CDS encoding YceI family protein → MEKKTKIIIGVAGGVVVLAGAFAAFGGPLYKQLAGTPDAAPSLTATAGTGGALTDLSGDWTVGASSYAGYRVNEVLNGTPVTVNGRTSDVTGTVTVEGSQVTAGSIDVDVTTIATDQPPRDAYFQNEAMDTKGFPRATFTLTQPIAANGVEAGVPQTYEVAGDLTLHGVTKPVTAEVQASFTQDAGQIVGSIPITFEDFGVQAPSLGFVTVEDQGSVEFSLDVTPAA
- a CDS encoding ADP/ATP-dependent (S)-NAD(P)H-hydrate dehydratase, encoding MSDAQDDQVPDGWIRQDGERTRRAIRLPRDDDDKYTRGVLGVRTGSDRYPGAAVLGVEAAARTGVGMIRYLGPAGASASVLGRRPEVVTADGRVQAWLVGSGMDAAHRDDAATDAIAAALGQGLPSVVDAGALDLVGRATGPVVVTPHFRELSRLLDGAGIAASAAEIAADAAGWAERAARELGVCVLLKGATTLVVGGSARIAVRAGTPWLATAGSGDVLGGVLGALLAGASERVAGARDPLAELAGVAAAAAWLHGRAGERASDGGPITALDVAEAMPRAVRDVLAGVPER
- a CDS encoding NADH:flavin oxidoreductase/NADH oxidase, giving the protein MTTSPLFEPITVRGVIARNRIWVAPMCQYSIDARDGVPGAWHLAHLGSFARGGAGLVMAEATGVSPEARITPEDTGIWDDAQRDAWKPIVDFIHEMGAVAAIQLAHAGRKASTYSFSGRGTMPAEEGGWETVAPSADPFPGYGTPVALDADGIRKVVDDFAAAARRSVDAGFDVLEIHAAHGYLMHQFLSPLSNHRDDEFGGSLENRARLLLQVIDAVRAEVPDVPLLVRFSATDWAGDAGWDEAQTATVAGWAAEHGADFFDISTGGNTTGVTIPVGPGYQVPFAEYVKDHAKVALNAVGLITEPAQAEAVVAEGRADAVMLGREMLRDPHFALRAAHELGVEIDYWPKQYDRARWAA
- a CDS encoding hemolysin family protein, which translates into the protein MGEYAGGIIALVVLLAVNAFFVGAEFAVISAKRSQIEPRAEEGSRAARVTLYAMEHATLMLATTQLGITVCSLLILNVSEPAIHHLLEIPLGATGLPEEAISTIAFVIALLIVSFLHVVLGEMVPKNISFSVPDRAALLLAPPLVGIARVVKPLIVALNAISNAVLRLFKVEPKDEAASAFTLDEVQGIVDQSTREGLLEDRTGALTAAFEFTGKKVQDIAIPLGALVSLPETASPSDVERAVARHGFSRYVLVDEAGEPSGYLHLKDVIDLDEADEFVRPVPAKRVRQLVSVFEGTELEDALAMMRRSGAHLARAFTEEGETTGVLFLEDIIEELVGEVQDATRRA
- a CDS encoding hemolysin family protein, which produces MSEWLLLAVGLLLTLGTGLFVASEFALVNLDRSDLEKRQERGEKRLGPPIRALRITSTHLSSAQLGITLTTLLTGYTMEPAISRLLADPLAAAGLAEGLVSPVSTVVALVVATLLSMIIGELVPKNFALALPRETAKLVIPFQALFTTVFKPAVLLLNNSANGILRLVGIEPKEELSGARSAEELSSLVRRSALAGLLEDDTAMLLSRTLRFADLTASDVMTPRLRVKSVERTDSAQTVIELAMTTGYSRFPVTDDGVDDVIGLVHVKQAVAVPREKRSLVPVTALQSEAIRVPETMKLDDLLGELRGRGFQMAVVVDEYGGTAGVATLEDLVEELVGELADEHDRTRAGVVRSRDSLTFPGMLRPDELVERTGLRIPDEGPYETAAGFVMSELGRLPVVGDELGLETGTLRVERLDGRRIDRIRFTPFPEPIATAVGTTRAERQADRQEARQADREAGRQADAERAASRKGPSRG
- a CDS encoding GuaB1 family IMP dehydrogenase-related protein; this encodes MRFTGEAPAHDLTYSDVFLSPGRSDVGSRMDVDLAPGDGTPCTIPVVASNMGSVTGPRLAAVLARRGGIGILPQDLRPQELDAAIHRVKDQPVAYDSPLELPADATVGQARELLPPLPGHGIVLRDAEGGVLGCLEGTQLAGVPDGTRLGDLPHGALASLDADDVPTGRAAFELMHAAGIDFAPVLAHGRLVGTLSRRSALRSTVYAPAVDAHGRLAVGAAVGVNGDAVGRARALLAAGVDVLVLDTAHGHQEAMLRAVRDVRALDPHVPLVAGNVVTAEGARDLVRAGADIVKVGVGPGAMCTTRMMTAVGRPQFSAVLDTAEAARTAGALVWADGGVRYPRDVALALAAGAASVMIGSWFAGTIESPGRILVDDDGGLAKESWGMASTRAVQERFGRREAFELARRTLFAEGISTSRIRIDPLRPGLEDLLDTITSGVRSAFAYAGARTRAEFAERAAVGIQSAAGYEEGKPLPVGW